A segment of the Microbacterium luteolum genome:
ACGACGCCCTCCTCGACTACCGTGCCCGTCGCCCCGTGATCTCCTTCGATCAGGATCACCTCACGGAGTTCCGTCCATCGCGCCTGGAGCTCTCTCTCGCGACAGACGCCCTCGGACAGCCCTTCCTGCTGCTCGCCGGCTACGAGCCGGACTTCGCGTGGAACGCGTTCGCGCAGACGGTCCTCGATCTCGCGGCCGAGTTCGAGGTGTCCGGGCTCAACTGGGTGCACTCGATCGCGATGCCCGTGCCGCACACGCGTCCGATCGGGACCACCGTCAGCGGCAACCGCCGCGAGCTCACGGTCGCGCACTCCGTGTGGCGGCCGCGCACCCAGGTGCCGGCGACGGCGGGCCACCTCCTGGAGTTCCGCTTCGTCGAGAGCGGGCGCCGTGCCGTCGGCTTCGTGCTGCTGGTGCCGCACTACCTCGCCGAGACCGAGAACCCGGATGCCGTGATCGCCGCTGCGGACAAGCTGATGGCGTCGACGGGGCTGGTGCTCCTCCTCGATGCGGTGCAGGAGCGCCGGGAGGACTACCTCACCCGGGTCGACGAGCAGGTCGCGGGCAACGAGGAGCTGCAGCAGATGGTGCACAACCTCGAACGCCGCTACGACGCCTATATGGCCGGTCGGAACCCCGACGACGACACGTACGACGAGGGCGGCTTCAGCGAACGCGATCTGCCGAGCGCCGACGAGTTGGCTGCGGAGCTGGAACGCTACCTGGCCTCGCGTCCCTCGGGAGACGACGACAAGCCCGGGCGCGGTTAGACGAATCTCCCGACAACTTCGCCGGAATGCATCCGCATCGCCACACGTGTGCGATACTAGGAGTCTGACCCGTTGTCAATCGGTGTTTTCGAACGCCGGACTTGACAAGGGTCTTACTAGTGTCCGAAATGTCCCGGGGCGGTCCCGCAGCCCCGTGAAAGGCGAAACGTGACTCCTGCCACGACGAAGAAAACCCGGACGACGACCAAGGCCGAAGAGACCGCCGTCGACGCAGAGGTCGAGGTCGACGCTCCTGAGAAGCCCGCGCCGCTGAGCGCAGCGAAGCGTGCGGCCGCCAAGCGTGCCCCCGTGAAGAAGAAGAAGTCGGATGACGTCGTCGAAGAAGACGAGGCTCCTGCCGCCGGCGCTGCCGAGGACGGCGACGACGAGGACGACGACGCCAAGCCGAAGTTCACCGAGCCGCTGCCGACCGGTGCGATCGTCATCTCGTCGAACGACGACGAGGACGTCCCGGTCTACTCGACGCAGATCACCGGTGCCACGGCCGACCCGGTCAAGGACTACCTGAAGCAGATCGGAAAGGTCGCGCTGCTGAACGCGGCCGAAGAGGTCGAGCTCGCCATGCGGATCGAGGCGGGTCTCTTCGCCGAGGAGAAGCTCTCGGCGATGTCGGCTGCGGAGAAGACCGGCCAGCTCGGACTCGACCTGCAGTGGGTCGCCCGTGACGGCCAGCGTGCCAAGAGCCACCTGCTCGGCGCCAACCTCCGTCTCGTCGTCTCGCTCGCGAAGCGCTACACCGGCCGCGGCATGCAGTTCCTGGATCTGATCCAGGAGGGCAACCTCGGTCTGATCCGTGCGGTCGAGAAGTTCGACTACACCAAGGGCTTCAAGTTCTCGACCTACGCCACCTGGTGGATCCGTCAGGCGATCACCCGCGCGATGGCCGACCAGGCCCGCACCATCCGCATCCCGGTGCACATGGTCGAGGTCATCAACAAGCTCGCCCGCGTCCAGCGGCAGATGCTGCAGGACCTCGGTCGCGAACCCACTCCGGAAGAACTCAGCCGCGAGCTGGACATGACGCCGGAGAAGGTCGTCGAGGTCCAGAAGTACGGCCGCGAGCCGATCTCGCTGCACACTCCGCTCGGCGAGGACGGCGACAGCGAGTTCGGCGACCTCATCGAGGACACCGAGGCTGTCGTCCCGGCCGACGCCGTGGGCTTCACCATGCTGCAGCGTCAGCTCGAGCAGCTGCTCGACTCGCTGTCCGAGCGTGAGGCCGGCGTGATCCGGATGCGCTTCGGCCTCGGTGACGGCCAGCCCAAGACGCTCGACCAGATCGGCGACACGTTCGGCGTGACCCGCGAGCGGATCCGTCAGATCGAGTCGAAGACCATGGCGAAGCTTCGTCACCCGAGCCGCTCGCAGTCGCTGCGGGACTACCTCGAGTGATGCAGGCGAACGAGGGCAAGGCGCTGGAGACCAGCGTCGATGGAAAGAGCTTCGCGCGGATTCCGCTGCGCACACGAGTCGTCATGCCGGATGACGACCTCGACGCCGTCATCACGGAGTACGCGAAGGACTCGGTGCGTCCGGGCGACCTGCTGTTCGTGACCGAGAAGATCGTCGCGATCACGCAGGGCCGGTCGTACCGTCTGGACGAGATCAAGCCGCGCAAGCTCGCGCTCTTCCTGTCGAAGTACGTCACCCGCACGCCGTACGGCATCGGACTCGGCATGCCCGAGACGATGGAGATGGCGCTGCGCGAGTGCGGCACGCCGCGCATCCTGTTCGCATCCGCGGTCGCCGCCGTGACCAAGGCCTTCGGCCGTCGCGGGGACTTCTACCGGATCGCGGGCGACAAGGCCCGGGCGATCGACGGACCGACCAGCCACACGATCCCGCCCTACAACGAGGCGGTCGTGCTCGGTCCGAAGGATCCTCGCGGTGTCGCCGCGCACCTGAAGTCGCTTCTCGGTGGCGAGCTCGAGGTGGCCGTGGTCGACATCAACGACCTCGGCGGCAACATCCTCGGCTCCACGCTCGACCGGCACGGCGAACGTCGTCTCGTGAAGATCCTCGGCGACAACCCGCTCGGTCAGGGCCGCGAGTCCACGCCGCTCGGGATCGTCCGCGAGGTCTGACGCCCCTTCGACAGGCTCAGGGACCCAAATAGTCAGCTCAGGGACCCAAATAGTCAGCTCAGGGACCCGATAGCCAGGTCAGGGACCCATCGATAGCAGAAGGCCCGGATGCTCGGCATCCGGGCCTTCTGCGTTCCCGGGGGACGACCAGGAACGCGGAAGCTAGGCTGGAACGCGTGTGTGAGACGACCTCCAGCGCCCTCCCGCGTGCCGTGATCTCCCGCTCGGCACTCGCCGCCGCGGCATCCGCTGCCGTCCGCGCGGGCGGACGAACGGCCGACCTCCGGCGGGATGCGTGGGGGCACGGGGTGCTCTCCGTCGCGCAGGCGGTCATCGCCGCCGGTGCGGATCGAGTGCTCGTCGATTCCCAGGGCGAGGTCGACGCGCTGCACCTCGAGGGGATCGACGCCGTCACTTCAGGAGTCGCGGACATCGACCCGTCCCTGCTCTACGGCCTCCCCGACGCTGCCGGGGCCCTGACGCTGCAGCCCGTGATGCGCCTCACCGGTCGGGTCCTGTCCACGAAGCGCCTCCGCGCGGGAGACGCCGTGTCCTACGGCTACACGTATCGCGCGCCGGCGGACACCACTGTGGCGCTCGTGACCGGCGGGTACGCGCAGGGGATCGTCCGAGCCCTCGGGAATCAGGCGCACGTCGACGTCGAGGGAGCCGCGCGACCGATCGTCGGCCGCGTCGCGATGGACGTGTGCGTGGTCGACCTGGAAGGACGAGACGTCGCCTCCGGAACAGAGGTCACCTACTTCGGCGGAACCGGATCGGCCGGATCGGGTCTGAGCCGATGGGCCGCCATCACCGCGATGTCCGTCGCCGAGCTTGTCACCGTCGCCGGCGCCCACGCGGCACGGGGGTGGGAGGCATGAGCCGTCCGGAGCTGCGGATCAGCAGCGAGACGTTCCGCGCGAACATCGAAGCCGTCCGTGC
Coding sequences within it:
- a CDS encoding proteasome assembly chaperone family protein; translated protein: MPFSGEIHERVANAPAVPHGLPLVVLLTGFTDAGSAVSGLIDHLRETASPQPVVVFDNDALLDYRARRPVISFDQDHLTEFRPSRLELSLATDALGQPFLLLAGYEPDFAWNAFAQTVLDLAAEFEVSGLNWVHSIAMPVPHTRPIGTTVSGNRRELTVAHSVWRPRTQVPATAGHLLEFRFVESGRRAVGFVLLVPHYLAETENPDAVIAAADKLMASTGLVLLLDAVQERREDYLTRVDEQVAGNEELQQMVHNLERRYDAYMAGRNPDDDTYDEGGFSERDLPSADELAAELERYLASRPSGDDDKPGRG
- a CDS encoding RNA polymerase sigma factor, with product MTPATTKKTRTTTKAEETAVDAEVEVDAPEKPAPLSAAKRAAAKRAPVKKKKSDDVVEEDEAPAAGAAEDGDDEDDDAKPKFTEPLPTGAIVISSNDDEDVPVYSTQITGATADPVKDYLKQIGKVALLNAAEEVELAMRIEAGLFAEEKLSAMSAAEKTGQLGLDLQWVARDGQRAKSHLLGANLRLVVSLAKRYTGRGMQFLDLIQEGNLGLIRAVEKFDYTKGFKFSTYATWWIRQAITRAMADQARTIRIPVHMVEVINKLARVQRQMLQDLGREPTPEELSRELDMTPEKVVEVQKYGREPISLHTPLGEDGDSEFGDLIEDTEAVVPADAVGFTMLQRQLEQLLDSLSEREAGVIRMRFGLGDGQPKTLDQIGDTFGVTRERIRQIESKTMAKLRHPSRSQSLRDYLE
- a CDS encoding coenzyme F420-0:L-glutamate ligase, whose translation is MQANEGKALETSVDGKSFARIPLRTRVVMPDDDLDAVITEYAKDSVRPGDLLFVTEKIVAITQGRSYRLDEIKPRKLALFLSKYVTRTPYGIGLGMPETMEMALRECGTPRILFASAVAAVTKAFGRRGDFYRIAGDKARAIDGPTSHTIPPYNEAVVLGPKDPRGVAAHLKSLLGGELEVAVVDINDLGGNILGSTLDRHGERRLVKILGDNPLGQGRESTPLGIVREV
- a CDS encoding alanine racemase, giving the protein MCETTSSALPRAVISRSALAAAASAAVRAGGRTADLRRDAWGHGVLSVAQAVIAAGADRVLVDSQGEVDALHLEGIDAVTSGVADIDPSLLYGLPDAAGALTLQPVMRLTGRVLSTKRLRAGDAVSYGYTYRAPADTTVALVTGGYAQGIVRALGNQAHVDVEGAARPIVGRVAMDVCVVDLEGRDVASGTEVTYFGGTGSAGSGLSRWAAITAMSVAELVTVAGAHAARGWEA